In one Leptospira fletcheri genomic region, the following are encoded:
- a CDS encoding class I SAM-dependent methyltransferase, which translates to MDRIPCNTCYTEDFRPLFSKASSRGETFRIVECKRCGLVQVNPQPSPGEVAKYYEDSYFTRRTDRGYDDYYSESTKREISRVYNLNLGDLDFFTWEKNLGPSKTALDVGCAAGYFLDYLRDRDWQAKGLDIASGPVAFAVNELKLDVEQTDFLTWDPAGTKQFDLITLWASLEHLHYPKQTLEKILLHLKPGGRLILSTCRYGLLARTLGPKWRYLNVPEHLYYYSLDGIEKLCMELGYLPLSHISYGSGLTMRKNAGWKFKVSKKISDWAVKFFDQGDMMALSFGKTKY; encoded by the coding sequence ATGGACCGAATCCCTTGCAATACTTGCTATACGGAAGATTTTCGCCCTTTGTTTTCGAAGGCAAGTTCGCGAGGAGAAACGTTTCGTATCGTGGAATGCAAACGATGCGGTCTCGTACAAGTAAACCCTCAACCTTCCCCGGGGGAAGTGGCGAAATACTACGAGGATTCCTATTTTACCCGAAGGACGGACAGAGGGTACGATGATTATTATTCCGAATCCACGAAGAGGGAAATCTCCCGGGTGTACAATTTGAACCTAGGAGATCTGGATTTCTTTACCTGGGAAAAAAACCTGGGACCTTCCAAAACCGCCTTGGATGTGGGTTGTGCGGCGGGGTATTTTTTGGACTATTTGAGAGACCGGGATTGGCAGGCCAAGGGCCTCGACATCGCTTCCGGGCCGGTCGCTTTTGCCGTAAACGAGCTGAAATTAGATGTGGAACAGACGGACTTTCTGACCTGGGATCCCGCCGGAACAAAACAATTCGATCTAATAACCCTTTGGGCGAGCCTCGAACACCTCCACTACCCCAAACAAACCCTGGAAAAAATCCTTCTCCATTTAAAACCGGGAGGGAGATTGATTCTCTCCACTTGTCGTTACGGACTCTTGGCCCGCACTTTAGGTCCCAAATGGAGATACCTAAACGTGCCGGAGCACCTGTATTATTATAGCCTGGACGGAATCGAAAAGCTCTGCATGGAACTCGGATACTTGCCCCTCTCTCATATCAGCTATGGAAGCGGCCTAACGATGAGAAAGAATGCAGGTTGGAAATTCAAGGTGTCGAAAAAAATTTCGGACTGGGCCGTCAAGTTCTTCGACCAAGGAGACATGATGGCGCTCTCCTTCGGTAAGACAAAATATTGA
- the lsa26 gene encoding surface adhesion protein Lsa26, with product MKLNNLSLWLFTGIVLFSASSVSAIGTYSEGWAVAKLTQFESRGLIFDSYEGTLEMMSFDASEKCDEMKDECFTPVKKKVPFSVRPETTDAVNFLNKSLNQDVLVHYRIHRITPLALSTDFEVLSAQKQETVLTKEIAEKLAGPKTGSKRNFSVTGRILNLEYKGTLIGTYEGIFLDETRGKVHPFSVTNEDIANFAWSAMRFNLKYFLGISVAFTTGARESHYDLFEVNFKNPAGALESPPPSN from the coding sequence ATGAAACTGAACAATCTGTCACTATGGCTTTTCACCGGAATCGTACTCTTTTCCGCTTCTTCCGTATCCGCGATCGGAACCTACTCGGAAGGTTGGGCCGTAGCGAAACTGACCCAATTCGAAAGCAGAGGACTCATCTTCGATTCGTACGAAGGCACTCTGGAAATGATGTCCTTCGACGCGTCGGAAAAATGCGATGAAATGAAGGACGAATGCTTCACTCCGGTAAAGAAAAAAGTTCCTTTCAGCGTCAGACCCGAAACTACCGACGCGGTGAATTTTTTGAACAAGAGCCTAAATCAGGACGTACTCGTTCATTATAGAATCCATAGAATCACACCTCTCGCCTTGTCGACGGACTTCGAAGTCCTGTCGGCCCAAAAGCAGGAGACCGTTTTGACGAAAGAGATCGCGGAAAAACTCGCGGGGCCCAAGACGGGATCCAAGAGAAATTTTTCCGTCACCGGTAGGATTCTAAATTTAGAATATAAGGGAACCTTAATAGGAACGTACGAAGGAATTTTTCTGGACGAAACCAGGGGAAAGGTCCATCCGTTTTCCGTTACGAACGAGGACATCGCGAATTTCGCCTGGTCCGCGATGAGGTTCAACCTGAAATACTTCTTAGGGATCTCCGTCGCATTTACCACGGGAGCCAGGGAATCCCATTACGATCTGTTCGAAGTGAACTTTAAAAACCCGGCGGGAGCTTTGGAGTCGCCTCCACCGTCCAATTGA
- a CDS encoding CapA family protein translates to MQRIPFFLSRAILLLAFVSNPIWAETETIKIKAVGDLVMGTNYPDNRLPSDPRNTLFSSVESSLRGADILFANFESTLTDYPTSSKNINRPLIFAFRTPPSYAKILKDVGFDVLSIANNHSLDFHQQGFDDTAKNLSAAGLRYTGKKGAITYMTVKNTTVAWIGFSHMKAAHNNVNDIADGVALVKEAKRKAQLVFISVHGGSEGGPALHVKNEQERFYGEYRGNLVALSHALIDAGADLFIGHGPHLPRAMELYRGRLIAYSLGNFLGYRVFSTKGYGGYSLVLEADLDQKGNFVRGKILPLQLSQNGVPAPDPENKTVELLQSLTKADFPGKGPKIHSDGTVLP, encoded by the coding sequence ATGCAGAGAATTCCGTTTTTTTTGAGTCGTGCGATTCTCCTCTTGGCCTTCGTTTCGAATCCGATTTGGGCCGAAACGGAGACGATCAAGATCAAGGCTGTCGGCGATTTGGTGATGGGAACGAATTATCCCGACAATCGACTTCCTTCCGACCCGAGAAACACTCTTTTCTCCTCAGTGGAATCCTCCCTCCGCGGTGCGGACATCCTTTTTGCGAATTTCGAAAGTACTCTTACGGATTATCCTACCTCCTCCAAGAATATCAATCGCCCTCTGATCTTCGCTTTTCGGACTCCTCCTTCGTATGCAAAAATTCTAAAGGATGTGGGTTTCGACGTTCTTTCCATCGCGAATAACCATAGTTTGGATTTTCACCAGCAAGGTTTCGACGATACCGCTAAGAATCTTTCCGCCGCCGGACTCCGGTACACCGGAAAAAAAGGCGCCATCACTTACATGACAGTAAAGAATACCACGGTTGCTTGGATCGGATTCAGTCACATGAAGGCCGCTCACAATAACGTGAACGACATTGCGGACGGTGTTGCCCTGGTCAAGGAAGCAAAGAGAAAAGCCCAATTGGTCTTTATCTCCGTGCACGGAGGATCGGAAGGAGGTCCTGCGCTCCACGTCAAGAACGAGCAGGAAAGGTTTTACGGCGAGTACAGGGGAAATCTAGTCGCACTGTCCCACGCATTGATCGATGCGGGGGCCGATCTATTTATCGGTCACGGTCCTCACCTGCCTAGGGCCATGGAACTTTATCGAGGAAGATTGATCGCGTATTCCTTGGGAAATTTTTTGGGGTACAGGGTGTTTTCCACGAAGGGTTACGGCGGATATTCTTTGGTATTGGAAGCGGATCTGGATCAGAAGGGAAATTTCGTAAGAGGAAAAATTTTACCTCTACAGCTCAGCCAAAACGGAGTTCCGGCTCCGGACCCCGAAAACAAAACGGTAGAACTCTTGCAATCCCTGACCAAGGCGGATTTTCCCGGTAAGGGTCCGAAAATCCATTCCGACGGAACGGTCCTGCCTTAA
- a CDS encoding LIC_13076 family protein: MERGTSRKVAALWMICSVGLQVACSFEKRLEFSQPEKIALESDAQPCSPLGQFNRWYAFYGLWQLSSEPALPKQEGKVYVLESYAEWPQVSLSLVLGFLSSVSVRKVKITECDTTTRFIHKKDYDSFFESERERARTDFFAESERTFEDSLRKYLDKSSPADSAGKNYSTIIYRTGRIQEARVLSQDVDNIQVEWDEGEQKKESVIPKKEIYKVIFATKVIRVKEKPGSN; encoded by the coding sequence ATGGAACGAGGAACGTCTCGTAAGGTTGCGGCTCTCTGGATGATCTGCTCTGTAGGTTTGCAGGTCGCTTGTAGCTTCGAGAAACGTCTGGAGTTTTCCCAACCGGAAAAAATCGCCCTAGAATCCGACGCTCAACCTTGTTCTCCTCTCGGCCAATTCAATCGCTGGTACGCGTTTTACGGACTATGGCAACTTTCCTCGGAACCTGCTTTGCCAAAGCAAGAAGGAAAAGTTTACGTCTTGGAAAGTTATGCGGAATGGCCCCAAGTTTCTCTTTCCCTGGTTTTGGGTTTTTTATCCTCCGTATCCGTTCGAAAAGTGAAGATTACGGAATGCGATACCACCACTCGATTCATTCATAAAAAGGATTATGATTCTTTTTTCGAATCCGAGAGGGAGAGGGCCAGGACGGATTTTTTTGCGGAGAGCGAAAGAACCTTCGAGGATTCCCTTCGGAAATATCTGGATAAGAGCAGTCCGGCGGATTCTGCGGGCAAGAATTATAGCACCATCATTTATCGGACCGGTAGGATCCAAGAGGCGAGGGTCCTGAGCCAGGACGTGGATAACATCCAAGTGGAATGGGATGAAGGGGAACAGAAGAAGGAGTCCGTCATACCGAAAAAAGAGATCTATAAGGTGATCTTCGCGACCAAGGTGATTCGAGTGAAGGAAAAACCCGGCTCGAACTAG
- a CDS encoding TonB-dependent receptor plug domain-containing protein, with protein MRRNRFFLFGLAFFSISIFAQGQTTQESAPIRVLGKVADSSQPENFRKNPSGFQSSINLDQYSSRYTSLPDVLEREAGVRVRRYGGLGSYSTLSLRGTNPNQSRIFIDGVPFNNSQGGEVNLADLPFDNLQSVEVYRSGAPVGFSGSAIGGSVNLVTRKSTGLPKTRINLGGGSFGTGKGTLAHTGTYGGIGTSLFFLGEKSDQNFPFLNPHGTVIVNPYDDTVDRRRNAQYERSTGMLGLDGDLGRTKIRFWNDLNYRSQGIPGPASNQTTRVHRKYLRNTSSVSTDTKGLFDGRFRMETRAFTTFANDQLYDPKSEFSSGAPNSSAKIHQSGLQATPTFYLLDYGQIVRTHFGWERETFGRSRSNVNNQDVIYEPEKSRTYLTAQLEDEIRLFGETLILTPGVSWDLYQDRFQTDTPWFQRQDPLASANKSTSFSNPKTGVLYKLFETQTASLDFKANASKQYRIPSFLELFGEVGTILPNDSLKPEKSGNLDAGFSGKYSAGNLRSQASVSYFRKRISDMILFIPNSQFTLRPENIDSAKIDGAEVSQKTEFKGWKFLVDYTYQLAINTSDAPYLKGKYLPLRPKHELSSTLGYRTKRWEGGVELVYVGAVFKDRTNEYINYQPARQIWNLYLTFVLYSSSEEEGKAAERAPRELLLTMDFRNAGDKKVEDIVGYPLPGRNWFATLSGRF; from the coding sequence TTGCGCCGGAACCGGTTCTTCCTGTTCGGGTTGGCTTTTTTTTCTATCTCCATTTTCGCGCAAGGCCAGACCACGCAGGAATCCGCTCCGATCCGAGTTTTGGGTAAGGTCGCCGACTCTTCCCAGCCGGAAAATTTTCGGAAGAATCCGAGCGGATTCCAGTCTTCCATCAATCTGGACCAATATAGTTCGCGTTATACTAGCTTGCCGGATGTCTTGGAAAGGGAAGCCGGTGTTCGAGTCCGTAGATACGGGGGCTTAGGTTCTTATTCGACGCTTTCCTTGAGAGGCACGAATCCCAACCAGTCTCGGATTTTTATAGACGGTGTTCCTTTTAACAATTCCCAAGGAGGGGAGGTCAATCTTGCCGATTTACCCTTCGACAATCTGCAAAGCGTGGAAGTGTATCGCAGCGGGGCTCCCGTCGGATTTTCCGGATCGGCGATCGGGGGAAGCGTGAACCTGGTCACTCGAAAATCCACAGGACTTCCGAAAACAAGGATCAACCTAGGAGGAGGAAGTTTCGGTACGGGAAAAGGAACCTTGGCACATACAGGAACATACGGAGGAATCGGCACCAGCCTATTTTTTTTGGGAGAGAAATCCGATCAGAATTTTCCGTTTTTGAATCCTCACGGGACAGTGATCGTAAATCCGTACGATGATACAGTAGATCGAAGGAGAAACGCTCAATACGAAAGATCCACCGGAATGCTCGGCCTGGACGGAGATCTAGGCCGTACGAAAATCCGATTTTGGAATGATCTAAATTATCGTTCCCAGGGAATTCCGGGGCCGGCATCCAATCAGACAACCCGGGTTCACCGGAAGTATCTCAGAAACACTTCTTCGGTTTCCACGGACACCAAAGGATTGTTCGACGGGCGTTTCCGGATGGAGACCCGGGCATTTACCACATTTGCGAACGACCAACTCTATGATCCCAAATCGGAATTTTCTTCCGGCGCTCCCAATTCCTCGGCTAAGATCCACCAATCCGGTCTGCAAGCCACTCCTACGTTTTATTTACTGGATTACGGGCAGATCGTCCGTACCCATTTCGGATGGGAGAGAGAAACCTTCGGCCGGAGTAGGAGCAACGTCAATAACCAAGATGTGATTTATGAACCGGAAAAATCCCGTACCTATCTGACCGCTCAGTTGGAGGACGAGATCCGGTTGTTCGGTGAAACATTGATTCTTACTCCAGGCGTTTCCTGGGATCTTTATCAGGATCGTTTCCAAACCGATACTCCTTGGTTCCAGAGACAGGATCCGTTAGCGTCGGCCAATAAGAGCACTTCCTTTTCCAATCCCAAGACAGGCGTACTGTATAAGCTGTTCGAAACACAAACGGCCTCCTTAGATTTCAAAGCCAATGCTTCGAAGCAATACAGGATCCCTAGTTTTCTGGAATTGTTCGGAGAAGTCGGCACCATATTACCCAACGATAGTTTAAAACCGGAGAAGAGCGGAAATTTGGACGCCGGATTTTCGGGAAAGTATTCGGCCGGAAATCTTCGGTCCCAAGCTTCCGTTTCGTATTTCCGGAAAAGGATTTCGGATATGATTCTTTTCATTCCGAATTCTCAATTTACCTTGAGACCGGAAAATATAGACTCCGCGAAGATAGACGGTGCGGAAGTTTCCCAAAAAACGGAGTTCAAAGGTTGGAAGTTCCTGGTCGATTATACTTATCAATTGGCGATCAACACTTCCGACGCGCCGTATTTGAAAGGGAAATACCTTCCGCTTCGACCGAAACACGAACTCTCTTCCACGTTAGGCTACCGCACGAAGAGATGGGAAGGCGGAGTAGAACTGGTTTATGTAGGCGCCGTATTCAAGGATAGAACCAACGAATACATCAATTACCAGCCGGCGAGACAGATCTGGAATCTGTATTTGACGTTCGTTCTCTATTCCTCTTCGGAGGAGGAGGGGAAGGCGGCGGAAAGAGCGCCTCGAGAACTCCTACTTACGATGGATTTTCGGAATGCGGGAGACAAAAAGGTGGAAGACATCGTAGGGTATCCTCTTCCGGGAAGAAATTGGTTCGCGACCTTAAGCGGGAGGTTCTAA
- a CDS encoding DMT family transporter, producing MNGEETRSSYRFFSGTGEEAKGFLYALAGTVLFSSKGVLVKLVYGYGIDSVTVLTLRMLFAIPFFAFVLYRESKRTENLPISPKNYRNVVFLAFIGYYLASFFDFWGLEYLSASIERLVLFTYPAIVLLLSFLFLGKRAHTVELYAVALTYSGILLAFLPDAKAEGGKAFLGAGLVFLSALAYSVYLIGSGELIPKLGSRRFTALLMLWSGAFVIFHFLVTKNWKILVEQPWQVYAYGLALGFLTTVLPAFLTTAGIQRIGSSKASIAGSAGPIFTLFLSAGLLNEKITLENLAGTILVLSGVFLLGRKKERQ from the coding sequence ATGAACGGAGAAGAAACAAGATCGTCGTACCGGTTCTTTTCCGGAACGGGAGAAGAAGCAAAAGGATTTCTTTATGCACTCGCGGGAACCGTTCTCTTTTCCTCCAAGGGAGTTTTGGTAAAGCTGGTATACGGATACGGAATCGACTCCGTTACGGTGCTGACGCTTCGAATGCTGTTCGCCATTCCGTTTTTTGCATTCGTTCTCTACCGGGAATCGAAACGTACCGAGAACCTTCCCATCTCGCCGAAGAATTACAGAAATGTGGTATTCCTGGCTTTCATCGGGTATTATCTGGCCAGCTTCTTCGACTTTTGGGGATTGGAATACCTCTCGGCGTCCATAGAAAGATTGGTATTGTTCACGTATCCTGCGATCGTTCTGCTATTGAGTTTTCTTTTTCTAGGAAAGCGGGCTCATACGGTGGAATTGTACGCGGTGGCGCTCACATATTCCGGTATCCTCCTGGCATTCTTGCCGGACGCAAAAGCGGAAGGTGGCAAAGCTTTCCTAGGAGCAGGTCTGGTGTTTCTATCCGCTTTGGCCTATTCCGTTTACTTGATCGGAAGCGGGGAATTGATTCCGAAATTGGGATCCCGTAGATTCACGGCTCTCTTGATGCTTTGGTCCGGAGCCTTCGTGATTTTCCATTTTCTAGTCACGAAGAATTGGAAAATTCTCGTCGAACAACCTTGGCAAGTCTACGCCTACGGTCTTGCTTTGGGATTTCTAACCACGGTTCTGCCCGCCTTTTTGACCACGGCCGGAATCCAAAGAATCGGCTCCAGCAAGGCTTCGATCGCGGGAAGCGCGGGTCCGATCTTCACACTTTTTCTCTCCGCAGGTCTTTTGAACGAAAAGATCACTCTGGAAAATCTAGCGGGAACGATTCTCGTACTCTCCGGAGTGTTTCTGCTGGGCCGCAAAAAGGAAAGACAATGA
- a CDS encoding SpoIIE family protein phosphatase, which translates to MEYRKRLEEIERIEGYITRTPEGIWCYELEPPVDVSLPLEEQVKILYETARLTHCNDTMARMYGYRNAEEIKGRLLKDFLAFENRFNRIGLSEFIRSGYKTHDSESVEVDTGGKRKFFLNTALGIIEKGRLVRAWGVQKDVTFLRSAERRLKRTLELESLLSEIARNFLRTAPSGTNEAIHFALSRLGKFCDADRAYVFLYTHSGLTVSNTHEWCAEGAESKMHRLQNLTVEELRKESLILLRSQGFLLMNSADEVPKSDESLRSFFLRLSSRSGVVTPLLSNEDDLGFVGFDSVRGQKLWTQEDINVLKLVSDLIVLAFDRKKKEADLNDFYERMNHDLELARLTQRSLVARDFPSSPFYRIESYFRPFEKVGGDIITYIQHETGVVDILFGDVSGHGISSAMVSGMAVLSFRHHAKTGISPADGIQQFVRDLKPMVVEHHIAAVWARFFPLERKLVYSYAGHPPILLFRGKEMQELKGMNLPLLIFDSIEYFNESVQLQTGDRIVFYSDGMYEIFNAQGRILDLPGFHSILLEHRNVVSPEEYIEQVVSEVFSFSEGSFGDDMAMLVLDITA; encoded by the coding sequence TTGGAATATAGGAAACGACTCGAGGAAATCGAGCGAATCGAAGGTTATATTACTAGAACTCCCGAGGGAATTTGGTGCTATGAGTTGGAGCCTCCGGTCGATGTAAGCCTACCTTTGGAGGAACAGGTAAAAATCCTGTACGAAACCGCCAGGCTGACCCATTGCAACGATACCATGGCCAGGATGTACGGCTATCGAAATGCGGAGGAAATCAAGGGTCGGCTGCTAAAGGATTTTTTGGCATTCGAAAACCGGTTTAACAGGATCGGATTATCTGAATTCATAAGATCCGGTTACAAGACTCACGATTCGGAATCGGTGGAGGTGGATACCGGCGGAAAGCGGAAATTTTTCCTCAATACGGCGCTGGGAATCATAGAGAAAGGTAGATTAGTCCGAGCCTGGGGAGTGCAAAAGGACGTCACTTTTCTCAGAAGCGCAGAGAGAAGGTTAAAACGGACTCTCGAACTGGAAAGTTTGTTAAGCGAAATAGCCAGAAATTTTTTGAGAACCGCTCCGAGCGGTACGAACGAAGCGATCCATTTCGCGTTGTCCAGATTAGGTAAGTTCTGCGATGCGGACCGGGCCTATGTGTTTTTATACACACATTCGGGGCTGACGGTATCCAACACTCACGAATGGTGCGCGGAAGGTGCGGAGTCGAAAATGCACCGACTGCAAAATCTTACGGTCGAGGAGTTACGTAAGGAAAGCCTGATTCTTTTGCGTTCCCAAGGTTTTTTGCTTATGAATTCCGCGGACGAAGTTCCGAAATCGGACGAATCCCTTCGATCCTTCTTTTTGCGTCTTTCCTCCCGCTCGGGCGTAGTGACTCCTCTTCTTTCCAACGAGGATGATCTCGGGTTCGTGGGATTCGATTCCGTCAGAGGGCAAAAGCTCTGGACGCAGGAAGATATCAACGTTCTGAAATTGGTTTCGGACCTGATCGTTTTGGCCTTCGATCGAAAAAAAAAGGAGGCGGACTTAAACGACTTTTACGAGAGAATGAACCACGATTTGGAATTGGCCAGGTTGACGCAGCGTTCTTTGGTCGCCCGGGATTTTCCTTCTTCTCCCTTTTATCGGATCGAAAGTTATTTCAGACCTTTCGAAAAGGTAGGCGGTGATATCATCACTTATATACAGCACGAGACGGGAGTGGTGGATATTCTATTCGGGGATGTTTCCGGTCACGGGATTTCCTCGGCTATGGTTTCCGGAATGGCGGTCCTCTCTTTCCGTCACCATGCAAAGACGGGGATTTCTCCCGCGGACGGAATCCAGCAATTCGTTCGGGATCTCAAGCCTATGGTGGTGGAACACCATATCGCCGCCGTTTGGGCTAGGTTCTTTCCCTTGGAAAGAAAATTGGTTTATTCGTACGCCGGGCATCCGCCTATTCTTCTCTTTCGGGGAAAGGAAATGCAGGAGTTGAAAGGGATGAACCTGCCTCTATTGATCTTCGATTCCATCGAATACTTCAACGAATCCGTACAGCTGCAAACCGGGGACAGAATCGTATTTTACTCGGACGGGATGTACGAAATCTTCAACGCGCAAGGAAGGATCCTGGATCTTCCCGGATTTCATTCCATTCTTTTGGAACATAGAAACGTCGTTTCTCCGGAGGAATATATAGAGCAGGTGGTTTCGGAAGTGTTCTCTTTTTCGGAAGGTTCTTTCGGAGACGATATGGCGATGTTGGTTCTGGATATTACCGCCTAA